The following proteins are encoded in a genomic region of Xenopus laevis strain J_2021 chromosome 3L, Xenopus_laevis_v10.1, whole genome shotgun sequence:
- the gcnt3.L gene encoding beta-1,3-galactosyl-O-glycosyl-glycoprotein beta-1,6-N-acetylglucosaminyltransferase 3 precursor translates to MSLMAHVRRKLCRGHLLRCTLPLTLLLFLTVGLKHLAIDCNLAHNNDIPMGSCMASYYTALNLSAPGEKNCHRIIQGDTEEARRALLDNLMVKKRRLVATDGDYINATSDCKFFRERRKYITFSLSQVEQDFPIAYSMVIHDNIEMFERLLRAVYTPHNIYCVHVDKKSPESFQQAARAITSCFDNVFVASKLESVVYASWRRVQADLNCMEDLLQSNVQWRYLINTCGTDFPIKTNAEMVKALKSLNGHNSMESEIPPNYKKRRWEYHFELKEDSNKIVQTNTRKKPSPLPVPVFSGNAYIVVTRNFVNSLFVNPTAKKFIMWAKDTYSPDEYMWATLHRFAEMPGHMPAHQKYDTSDINAIARLVKWQSLEGDMNKGAPYIPCTGTHRRQVCVYGTGDLNWMVQQHHFFANKFDPKVDDNAIQCLEEYLRYKTFHPTENVA, encoded by the coding sequence ATGTCATTGATGGCCCATGTGAGGCGGAAGTTGTGCCGGGGGCATTTGCTCAGGTGCACTCTCCCTCTCACGCTCCTGCTCTTCCTCACAGTGGGGCTCAAACATCTGGCCATTGACTGCAACCTGGCCCATAACAATGACATACCCATGGGAAGCTGCATGGCCTCCTATTACACGGCTTTAAACTTGTCAGCCCCTGGAGAAAAGAACTGCCACAGAATAATCCAAGGGGACACTGAGGAGGCCAGGAGAGCCCTATTGGACAATCTGATGGTCAAAAAAAGGCGACTTGTTGCCACTGATGGGGATTATATCAATGCAACCAGTGATTGCAAGTTCTTCAGGGAGAGGAGGAAATATATCACGTTTAGTTTGAGTCAAGTAGAACAAGATTTCCCCATTGCTTATTCTATGGTGATCCACGACAATATCGAGATGTTCGAAAGGCTTTTGAGAGCTGTTTACACCCCCCATAATATTTATTGTGTTCACGTGGATAAGAAGTCTCCAGAAAGCTTTCAGCAAGCGGCGAGAGCCATCACTTCTTGCTTCGACAATGTGTTTGTGGCATCAAAGCTGGAAAGCGTGGTCTACGCATCATGGCGGAGGGTTCAAGCCGATCTAAACTGCATGGAAGACTTGCTGCAAAGCAACGTACAATGGAGATATCTCATTAATACGTGTGGAACCGACTTTCCCATAAAGACTAATGCTGAGATGGTCAAGGCTCTCAAGTCTTTAAATGGCCACAACAGCATGGAGTCTGAGATTCCACCAAACTACAAAAAGAGACGTTGGGAATATCACTTCGAGCTCAAGGAGGACTCAAATAAGATCGTTCAAACAAACACTAGGAAAAAGCCGTCACCATTACCTGTTCCAGTTTTTAGCGGCAATGCATATATAGTGGTTACTAGAAACTTTGTTAATTCACTGTTTGTAAACCCCACAGCGAAAAAGTTTATTATGTGGGCAAAGGATACCTATAGCCCTGATGAATACATGTGGGCCACATTACATCGGTTTGCAGAGATGCCAGGACATATGCCTGCACACCAGAAATATGACACTTCAGACATAAATGCCATTGCTAGATTAGTGAAATGGCAAAGCCTTGAAGGAGACATGAACAAAGGCGCTCCATATATACCCTGCACTGGTACCCACAGAAGACAAGTGTGTGTATATGGAACTGGAGACCTGAATTGGATGGTTCAGCAGCACCATTTCTTTGCCAATAAGTTTGACCCAAAAGTAGATGATAATGCCATTCAGTGTCTGGAGGAATATTTAAGGTATAAAACATTCCATCCGACAGAGAATGTAGCCTAA
- the LOC108710607 gene encoding beta-1,3-galactosyl-O-glycosyl-glycoprotein beta-1,6-N-acetylglucosaminyltransferase 3 → MAFLDCKRTRCYLLQNCTLLALIGLFGVMITKYISNQCDMADIQDESGSSRSLSCKDHLYKQISLRANNAGKANCTRITKGDLKAIDEGLKLNKEITDPQFHFNESSYINMTKDCSNFKKSRKYMKFPTSREEKNFPIAYSMVIHEKIEMFERLLRTIYAPQNIYCVHVDEKSPAAFKKAVIAITSCFDNVFIASKLVSVVYAAWPRVQADLNCMEDLLQSNVLWKYLLNTCGTDFPLKTNAEIVRTLKSLNGKNSMESEKPSSSKQSRWEFHHEVRDYISKTETKKSPPPIDSPMFTGNAYIVVCRNFVEHIFENEKALTLIEWVKDTYSPDEHLWATLNRMPGVPGSSPYSDKYEKSDMNAFARMVKWQYMEGDIEKGAPYPPCTGTHRRAICVYGTGDLYWLLEQHHVLANKFDPNVDDIALQCLEEYLRYKTVYGKGL, encoded by the coding sequence ATGGCCTTTCTCGACTGTAAAAGAACCAGGTGCTATCTCCTCCAGAACTGTACACTTTTGGCTTTGATTGGGCTTTTTGGTGTTATGATAACAAAATACATCTCCAATCAATGTGATATGGCGGACATCCAAGATGAATCAGGCAGTTCCAGGAGCCTGTCCTGCAAGGATCATTTATACAAACAAATCAGCCTGAGAGCTAATAACGCAGGTAAGGCAAATTGCACCAGAATTACTAAGGGGGATTTAAAGGCCATTGATGAAGGATTAAAACTTAATAAAGAGATCACAGATCCTCAGTTTCATTTTAATGAAAGCAGTTACATAAACATGACTAAAGACTGCAGTAACTTTAAGAAATCTAGAAAATATATGAAATTTCCCACAAGCAGAGAAGAAAAGAACTTCCCCATTGCCTATTCTATGGTTATACACGAAAAGATTGAGATGTTCGAAAGGCTGCTGCGAACAATTTATGCCCCTCAGAACATTTACTGTGTTCATGTGGATGAAAAATCGCCGGCTGCATTTAAGAAGGCAGTGATCGCCATTACCTCTTGCTTtgataatgtatttattgcatcCAAGTTGGTCAGTGTGGTCTATGCTGCCTGGCCAAGAGTCCAAGCAGACCTGAACTGTATGGAGGATTTGCTGCAGAGCAATGTATTGTGGAAATACCTTTTAAATACGTGTGGCACAGACTTCCCATTAAAGACCAATGCTGAAATTGTGAGAACCCTCAAATCTTTAAATGGAAAGAACAGTATGGAGTCTGAGAAGCCATCATCATCTAAACAGTCACGCTGGGAATTTCATCATGAAGTGCGAGATTATATATCAAAGACAGAAACTAAGAAATCCCCACCACCGATTGACAGTCCAATGTTTACAGGGAATGCGTACATTGTGGTTTGTCGAAATTTTGTTgaacatatttttgaaaatgaaaaagcaTTGACCTTGATAGAGTGGGTCAAGGATACATACAGCCCAGATGAACATTTATGGGCTACTCTTAATAGAATGCCTGGAGTACCAGGGTCCTCTCCTTACAGTGATAAATATGAAAAATCAGATATGAATGCTTTTGCCAGAATGGTAAAGTGGCAGTACATGGAAGGGGACATTGAAAAAGGAGCCCCTTATCCCCCATGCACAGGTACACACAGGAGGGCAATTTGTGTGTATGGTACTGGGGATCTATATTGGTTGCTGGAACAGCATCATGTGTTGGCCAACAAGTTTGATCCTAACGTCGACGACATTGCTCTTCAATGCCTCGAAGAATATTTACGATACAAAACTGTTTATGGAAAAGGACTTTAA